In Desulfofalx alkaliphila DSM 12257, a single genomic region encodes these proteins:
- a CDS encoding helix-turn-helix domain-containing protein — MSEKQHIVISAFRDGKSLRAISKETGINRRTVTKYVRDYEERRNQLLQADNNIDVKELTDYIVEKPKYNSANRSKRKLTDEI; from the coding sequence TTGAGTGAAAAGCAGCATATTGTTATCTCCGCTTTTAGAGATGGGAAATCATTAAGAGCAATTTCCAAAGAAACTGGTATCAATAGGCGGACTGTAACCAAATATGTGCGGGATTATGAAGAAAGGCGTAATCAGCTATTACAAGCAGATAATAACATTGATGTAAAAGAATTAACTGACTATATAGTTGAAAAGCCTAAATACAACAGTGCTAACCGAAGTAAACGAAAGCTAACTGATGAGATT